GCATTATGATTTTCCTTTTATCCGCCAAAGACGCGTTGGGGATTACCAATCATTAAGGTTTCAAGCTGTTCGCCGCTGATGCCGTGGCGTCTCAGACGCGGAACAAAATGTTTGAGTATGTAGCCGTAACCGTGACCGCCGTAGCGGGTGAGCATGGTTTTCAGGAAGACGTCCTGCGACAGCAGAATTTGCTGAATATAGCCGTCGTCAATCAGCTCACGAATCGCGCGGGCGTTCTCCTCGTCGGAGGGCGACTGCACCGACTCGTCAGCGTAGTAATAGCTCATGCCGATCATGTCGTATTCGAGAAACGCCCCGCGCTGCGCCAGTTCCCGCTGGTAGCGCTTATCGGCAAAGCTGGGATTCATATGGCATAGCACGGTATGGCGTAAATCGGCGCCTTCCTGTTCGAGAATATCCAGCACCCGATGTCCCAGCCGCTCCCAGCCGGGCAGATGGACCTCGATGGGCACGCCTGTCGCGGCACTGGCCCGACCCGCAGCGCGCAGGGATTTCTCCTCATCCGGCGTAAATCGGCTTGAGATACCGATTTCGCCGATGAGCCCGGCGAGCACCTCCGGTTTCTTCTCCGCGCCGCCAAGATCGTACATCAGCCGCTCGGTCAGCTGTTCGATGCTGCTGTTTTTTACCCACTCGGGGTGCGACGGTTCCAGATAGAGGCCAGTCCCCATAATAATGTTCAGACCGGTCAGACGCGCGATGCGCGCCAGCGCTTTGGGATCGCGGCCAATACCGATATTGGTCGGGTCAACCACCGTTTCTCCGCCAAGGGCTCGATATTTCATCAGCTCGTCAATCGCAACATCGACATCAAACAGCTGGCAGTTATCGCGGCTCATCAGCGGATTCAGCGACAGTTCGCCGAGGTTTTCCATTTTCACAGGCAGTTCGGCAAGATGGCGATCGCTACAGCAGCAGGGCGGCACCCATTTGCCGGAGGCATCCAGCAGGATATGCTCATGCATCAGGGTAACGCCCATTTCGTTAACCGGCAGCGGGCCAAGCACCGTCATAACGTAACCGCTACTGACGCCAACCGG
This Klebsiella michiganensis DNA region includes the following protein-coding sequences:
- a CDS encoding aryldialkylphosphatase, with amino-acid sequence MKGSIFRHPSPLPVGVSSGYVMTVLGPLPVNEMGVTLMHEHILLDASGKWVPPCCCSDRHLAELPVKMENLGELSLNPLMSRDNCQLFDVDVAIDELMKYRALGGETVVDPTNIGIGRDPKALARIARLTGLNIIMGTGLYLEPSHPEWVKNSSIEQLTERLMYDLGGAEKKPEVLAGLIGEIGISSRFTPDEEKSLRAAGRASAATGVPIEVHLPGWERLGHRVLDILEQEGADLRHTVLCHMNPSFADKRYQRELAQRGAFLEYDMIGMSYYYADESVQSPSDEENARAIRELIDDGYIQQILLSQDVFLKTMLTRYGGHGYGYILKHFVPRLRRHGISGEQLETLMIGNPQRVFGG